Proteins encoded by one window of Emticicia oligotrophica DSM 17448:
- a CDS encoding DUF3748 domain-containing protein encodes MKIISAIIILFFTCSYKQMPQYFEEIQLTNDLTYHHDLDNNDNFSPDNQWLVYDTRTDDGGIAESNRIEKVNVLTGEKKVVYQVPNNHFWGPGVGAASYSPVANQIVFIHGLKGVTKENPYQQWRRTGYMIDEDNDNKGIWVDARNIEYPYTKGALRGGTHRHEFSGDGNWIGFTYNDAIMKNLEDKTGNRYNLRTIGISKKGQKIQINNPSNENFSGEWFSALVVKVVPNPKDGSDEISHAAGDSWIGKNGYKKPNGQQQMARGFIGTVKENGENIDEVFVVDIPENIEEAGIYGKLEGNELELPQPPKGASQRRLTFTSKQKYKGCIGIVRASSDGEYLAFVAKDNQGVKQIFCISPNGGKMEQITFHNTDVEGSLRWHPIEKSIFYIQAGSINQVKLGPSNFEDSYRVISKPSVPSPTNLVVSHDAKSLAFNRLIKNTKQVFLINLEK; translated from the coding sequence ATGAAAATTATTTCAGCCATAATCATTTTATTTTTCACTTGTAGTTATAAGCAAATGCCACAATATTTTGAGGAAATTCAGTTAACCAACGACTTAACGTATCACCACGATTTAGACAACAATGATAATTTTTCACCTGATAATCAATGGCTTGTTTATGATACTCGAACCGATGATGGTGGAATTGCGGAGTCAAATAGGATTGAAAAAGTAAATGTGCTTACTGGTGAAAAGAAAGTAGTCTATCAAGTTCCCAATAATCATTTTTGGGGACCAGGTGTGGGTGCCGCAAGTTATTCGCCAGTAGCTAACCAAATTGTATTTATCCATGGTTTAAAGGGTGTTACTAAAGAGAACCCATATCAACAATGGCGTCGTACAGGATATATGATTGATGAAGATAACGACAACAAAGGGATTTGGGTGGATGCACGAAATATTGAATATCCCTACACAAAAGGAGCATTAAGAGGAGGAACACACCGACATGAATTCAGTGGAGATGGCAATTGGATTGGATTTACCTACAATGATGCCATCATGAAGAATCTTGAAGATAAAACTGGAAATAGGTATAATTTAAGAACTATTGGTATTTCTAAAAAGGGGCAAAAAATACAAATTAATAATCCAAGCAATGAAAATTTTTCGGGTGAATGGTTCAGTGCCCTTGTTGTAAAAGTAGTTCCAAACCCCAAAGATGGTTCGGATGAAATTAGTCACGCTGCTGGTGATAGCTGGATTGGTAAAAATGGCTACAAAAAACCAAATGGCCAACAACAAATGGCTCGTGGATTTATAGGAACGGTAAAGGAAAACGGTGAAAATATTGATGAAGTTTTTGTGGTTGATATACCCGAAAACATTGAAGAAGCAGGAATTTATGGTAAACTTGAAGGGAATGAATTAGAACTTCCTCAGCCACCCAAAGGAGCAAGTCAAAGGCGACTAACCTTCACTTCTAAACAAAAATATAAAGGATGTATTGGTATTGTTAGAGCCTCATCGGATGGTGAATATTTGGCTTTTGTTGCGAAAGATAATCAAGGTGTTAAACAAATATTTTGCATATCTCCCAATGGTGGTAAAATGGAGCAAATCACATTTCATAATACTGATGTAGAAGGAAGTTTGAGATGGCATCCAATCGAAAAAAGTATTTTCTATATTCAAGCAGGAAGTATCAATCAAGTAAAACTGGGACCTAGCAATTTCGAAGACAGCTATAGAGTGATTTCTAAACCAAGCGTTCCCTCTCCCACCAATTTGGTTGTATCACACGATGCTAAATCATTGGCTTTCAATAGGTTAATCAAAAACACTAAACAAGTATTTCTAATTAATTTAGAAAAATAA
- a CDS encoding sialidase family protein, producing MKRKILFLLIFNVFLDKIYAQNSPILHASLIFPIQEKHTHASSLVNLPNGDYLCVWFYGSGERTSDDVKIMGARLEKGKKTWSEPFLMADTPNIPDCNPVLFLNHEKKLFLVWIAVQANKWEQSILRFRTSTDYQKSGPPVWSWQDNILLKPDDEFAKEVNKRLKELPPPTAGWAGYAPKYDESINIASNDPTKRSIGWMTRIKPLLLPNNRIVLPLYSDGFNMSLMAISDDDGTSWHPSLPLVGRGPIQPAVIQKKNGNLYALMRDSGDDPSRVHESESTDLGETWKASSKTKIPNTASVELLVLKDGRWAFLGNDIDDGRYRLSLFLSDDEGKTWKWKTKLENVEPNKGSFSYPSLIQTEDGLIHLTYSYHLEKDKKSIKYVIVDPKLIPLEP from the coding sequence ATGAAAAGAAAAATATTATTTTTGCTTATTTTTAATGTGTTTTTGGACAAAATCTATGCACAAAATTCTCCAATATTACATGCAAGTTTAATCTTTCCCATTCAAGAAAAACATACACACGCTAGTAGTTTGGTAAATTTACCTAATGGGGATTATCTATGTGTTTGGTTCTACGGAAGTGGTGAACGTACTTCTGACGATGTAAAAATTATGGGTGCAAGACTCGAAAAAGGCAAAAAAACATGGTCTGAGCCTTTTTTAATGGCCGATACCCCCAATATTCCCGATTGCAACCCAGTTTTATTTCTCAACCATGAAAAGAAACTCTTTTTAGTTTGGATTGCGGTACAAGCTAATAAATGGGAACAATCAATTTTAAGATTCAGAACTTCTACCGATTATCAAAAAAGTGGTCCACCAGTTTGGTCTTGGCAAGATAATATTCTTTTAAAACCCGATGATGAATTTGCTAAAGAGGTAAACAAAAGACTTAAAGAATTACCTCCTCCAACTGCTGGATGGGCTGGTTACGCACCAAAATATGATGAATCAATTAACATTGCAAGTAATGACCCCACCAAAAGAAGTATTGGCTGGATGACGAGAATTAAACCACTTTTATTACCAAACAATAGAATTGTTCTGCCCTTATATTCAGATGGATTTAATATGTCATTAATGGCCATATCAGATGATGATGGCACAAGTTGGCATCCAAGTTTACCATTAGTTGGTAGAGGACCTATCCAGCCCGCCGTTATTCAAAAAAAGAACGGTAATCTTTATGCCTTGATGAGGGATAGTGGCGATGACCCGTCTCGAGTGCATGAAAGCGAATCAACGGATTTAGGTGAAACTTGGAAAGCAAGCTCAAAGACCAAAATTCCTAACACTGCTAGTGTTGAACTTTTGGTTCTAAAAGATGGAAGATGGGCATTTTTGGGTAATGATATTGATGATGGAAGATACAGATTGAGCCTTTTTTTATCGGATGATGAAGGAAAAACTTGGAAATGGAAGACCAAACTCGAAAATGTAGAACCAAATAAAGGGAGCTTTTCCTATCCAAGTCTCATTCAAACGGAAGATGGACTTATACACTTAACTTATTCCTATCATCTTGAAAAAGACAAAAAATCAATTAAATATGTAATAGTTGACCCAAAACTAATTCCACTAGAACCATGA
- a CDS encoding PhoPQ-activated pathogenicity-related family protein: MKIIRLSVIVLLAFYGLNSYAQKTKLTPQNALENYIKNGDKSFAWELKDSTIFGNVVAYQLLLTSQKWREYTWRHQLTIFVPKNRQFNDALLFITGGSNKDEQPNWTKSDGLWPSLAGVAEKNKATVALIRQVPNQPLYGNLTEDALISYTLHQFKQDKDYSWPLLFPMVKSAVRAMDAVQEFTMQRQKYAVNSFVISGASKRGWTTWLSSAIDDKRVKAIAPMVIDMLNMPATLNYQYTTYGEYSIEIEDYVKLGIPQGTDTEDGKMITAMIDPFSYRNKMSVPKMIFVGTNDEYWTIDAIKHYINEIPGQNMIHYVPNVGHNLGGGKQAFETLSAFFGLTVLNLPYPVNTWKVDYNKVNTELTIDAKTENLVEATLWQTTSSDRDFRNNLWLNKNIKLKDLPQIKVSLPYPKKGYQSFYIEMKYKDPNGGTYSVCTRTYVTDTEKVL; encoded by the coding sequence ATGAAAATTATTAGATTAAGTGTTATTGTATTGTTGGCTTTTTATGGTTTAAATTCATATGCTCAGAAAACCAAATTAACGCCCCAAAATGCTCTTGAAAATTATATAAAAAACGGAGACAAAAGTTTTGCTTGGGAATTGAAAGACTCAACAATTTTTGGGAATGTAGTTGCCTATCAGCTATTGCTTACCTCCCAAAAATGGCGTGAATATACTTGGCGACATCAATTAACCATTTTTGTGCCCAAAAACCGACAATTCAATGATGCACTGCTGTTTATCACTGGTGGTTCAAATAAAGATGAGCAACCTAATTGGACTAAATCAGATGGACTTTGGCCCTCGTTGGCTGGTGTTGCAGAGAAAAATAAAGCAACAGTTGCGTTGATTAGGCAAGTTCCTAATCAACCGCTTTATGGCAATTTAACTGAAGACGCTTTGATTTCTTATACACTCCATCAATTTAAGCAAGATAAAGACTATTCTTGGCCGCTTTTGTTTCCCATGGTTAAATCAGCGGTAAGGGCAATGGATGCTGTGCAAGAGTTTACAATGCAAAGACAAAAATATGCTGTGAACAGTTTTGTAATTTCTGGAGCATCTAAACGTGGTTGGACTACTTGGCTTTCTTCTGCAATTGATGATAAACGTGTTAAAGCAATAGCTCCAATGGTGATTGATATGCTCAATATGCCTGCAACGCTTAATTATCAGTATACAACTTATGGTGAATATAGCATTGAAATTGAAGATTATGTAAAATTAGGCATTCCCCAAGGAACTGATACTGAAGATGGTAAAATGATTACTGCGATGATAGACCCATTTTCGTATAGAAATAAAATGTCAGTTCCGAAGATGATTTTTGTTGGAACAAATGATGAATATTGGACGATTGATGCCATCAAACATTACATCAATGAGATTCCTGGACAAAATATGATTCATTATGTGCCAAATGTTGGTCATAATTTAGGTGGAGGAAAACAAGCTTTTGAAACTTTGAGTGCATTTTTTGGTTTAACTGTGTTAAATCTACCTTATCCAGTAAACACTTGGAAAGTTGATTATAATAAAGTTAATACTGAACTTACGATTGATGCTAAAACTGAAAACCTAGTTGAAGCGACTCTTTGGCAAACCACTTCTTCTGACCGCGATTTTCGAAATAATTTGTGGTTGAATAAAAATATTAAGTTGAAAGATTTACCGCAAATTAAAGTTTCTCTTCCGTACCCTAAAAAGGGTTATCAATCATTTTATATTGAAATGAAGTACAAAGACCCTAATGGTGGCACTTATAGTGTTTGTACAAGAACTTATGTGACCGATACCGAGAAAGTATTGTAA
- a CDS encoding enoyl-CoA hydratase/isomerase family protein yields the protein MFFQESDLSKFSEVEFKLIKVNKSGNLFTITLNRPEKRNAFTPIMLTELAYALAYAHYHSEVWCVLLKAEGPAFCAGMDLNVFQNPSLDIENLKLPKPIKEVTIGDAFKYLEKPCIAQVEGSVFAGGFLLIGGCSFVVSVEDAQFGLPEVKRGIFPMQVMATLLKIMPQRKAMEMAILGKNYTAQEAFNLGIVTHICSKENIENEANQLVESILENSPFAIRKGFEAINQLNNLSEVEQHQYLLSVLQEIRQSEDAREGILAFKEKRKPVWKNK from the coding sequence ATGTTTTTTCAAGAATCAGACTTATCAAAATTCTCGGAAGTTGAATTTAAACTTATAAAAGTTAATAAATCAGGTAATCTTTTCACAATTACACTTAATAGACCCGAGAAAAGAAATGCTTTCACTCCCATTATGCTTACAGAATTAGCCTATGCTTTAGCTTATGCTCATTATCATTCTGAAGTATGGTGTGTATTATTGAAAGCAGAAGGACCAGCTTTTTGTGCTGGAATGGATTTGAATGTTTTTCAGAATCCTTCTTTAGATATTGAAAATCTAAAGCTTCCAAAACCAATCAAAGAAGTTACTATTGGAGATGCATTTAAGTATCTTGAAAAACCATGTATCGCCCAAGTTGAAGGAAGTGTATTTGCAGGCGGATTTTTACTTATTGGAGGATGCAGTTTTGTTGTTTCGGTGGAAGATGCTCAGTTTGGATTACCTGAGGTAAAAAGAGGGATTTTTCCAATGCAAGTGATGGCAACTTTATTAAAAATAATGCCTCAAAGAAAAGCAATGGAAATGGCAATTTTAGGGAAAAACTATACTGCCCAAGAAGCATTTAACCTAGGAATTGTTACGCACATATGTTCAAAAGAAAATATTGAAAACGAGGCTAACCAATTAGTAGAAAGCATTTTAGAAAATTCACCATTTGCAATCAGAAAGGGTTTTGAAGCAATCAATCAATTAAACAACCTTTCAGAGGTAGAGCAACATCAATATTTGCTTAGCGTACTTCAAGAAATTAGGCAATCGGAAGATGCACGAGAAGGAATTTTAGCATTTAAAGAGAAAAGAAAACCAGTTTGGAAGAATAAGTAA
- a CDS encoding hydroxymethylglutaryl-CoA lyase, which produces MNRVNDSIKTLWDNKNIQLIECPRDAIQGLHDIISTEKKAKYLNLLLESQLFSTIDFGSFVSPKAIPQMADTKQVLGKLKLNHSSSKLLAIIANERGATEAAAFEEITYLGYPFSISETFQLRNTNASIVESLERVKGIQEITEKANKELVIYISMGFGNPYGDEWNAEIAIQWVDELQKLDIKIFSLSDTVGVGTPETINYLFNHLIPSYPNLEFGAHLHTTPQTWYEKINAAYQGGCRRFDGAILGYGGCPMAADELVGNMDTENLLLFKQEKEGTINGVEEKIIQLKTAFQELID; this is translated from the coding sequence TTGAACAGAGTTAATGATTCAATAAAAACGCTGTGGGACAATAAAAATATTCAATTAATTGAATGTCCACGTGATGCCATTCAAGGGCTTCATGATATAATTTCAACTGAAAAAAAAGCTAAATACCTCAATCTTTTACTAGAAAGTCAGCTTTTTAGTACCATAGATTTTGGAAGTTTTGTCTCGCCCAAAGCCATTCCACAAATGGCCGATACAAAGCAAGTATTAGGAAAATTGAAATTAAATCATTCAAGCTCAAAGTTATTAGCAATCATTGCTAATGAACGTGGAGCTACGGAAGCAGCAGCATTTGAAGAAATTACATATTTGGGTTATCCATTTTCAATATCAGAAACTTTTCAATTAAGAAATACAAATGCAAGTATTGTTGAATCATTGGAAAGGGTAAAAGGAATTCAAGAAATTACAGAAAAAGCTAATAAAGAATTAGTTATCTATATTTCAATGGGCTTTGGCAATCCTTATGGTGATGAATGGAATGCTGAAATTGCTATTCAATGGGTAGATGAACTACAAAAATTAGACATAAAAATATTTTCTTTGTCTGATACCGTAGGCGTTGGTACTCCCGAAACAATCAATTATTTGTTCAATCATTTAATTCCAAGTTACCCAAATTTAGAATTTGGTGCCCATTTACATACTACTCCTCAAACTTGGTACGAAAAAATTAATGCGGCTTATCAAGGTGGTTGCAGAAGATTTGATGGTGCTATATTAGGATATGGAGGGTGTCCAATGGCCGCAGATGAATTAGTCGGAAATATGGATACAGAAAATTTGTTGCTTTTCAAGCAAGAAAAAGAAGGTACGATTAACGGAGTTGAAGAGAAAATCATACAATTAAAAACAGCTTTTCAAGAGCTTATAGACTAA
- a CDS encoding acyl-CoA dehydrogenase family protein translates to MTHLELEIDEQLEMIRQSAKDFAENYIRPNLMEWDEKQIFPVELFHKMGEYGFMGVLVPEMYGGSGLGYQEYITIIDEISQVCGAIGLSVAAHNSLCTNHILTFGNEEQRQKYLPKLASGEWIGAWGLTETGTGSDAGGMSTTAVQDGDYFVLNGSKNFITHAISSELAVVIARTGEKNDSHGITAFVIEKGTPGFSAGKKENKLGMRASETACLFFDNCRIHKDNVLGEVGEGFVQSLKILDGGRISIAALSLGIAKGAYKAALKYAQERAQFGKTIINFQGISFKLAEMVTKIEASELLTRNAGTLKNLGKKMTKEGAMAKLFASETAVEVSTESIQIHGGYGYTKDFPAEKFYRDAKLCTIGEGTSEIQKLVISREICK, encoded by the coding sequence ATGACACACTTAGAGCTAGAAATCGACGAACAATTAGAAATGATTCGTCAAAGTGCAAAAGACTTCGCTGAAAATTACATCAGACCAAATTTAATGGAGTGGGACGAAAAGCAAATTTTCCCAGTTGAATTATTTCATAAAATGGGCGAATATGGCTTCATGGGCGTATTAGTGCCAGAAATGTATGGCGGTTCGGGACTCGGATACCAAGAATATATTACGATAATTGATGAAATATCACAAGTTTGTGGTGCGATTGGTCTTTCAGTGGCTGCTCACAATTCTCTTTGCACAAATCATATTCTAACTTTTGGTAATGAAGAACAAAGACAGAAATATTTGCCAAAATTAGCATCTGGTGAATGGATTGGTGCTTGGGGACTTACTGAAACAGGGACAGGCTCTGATGCAGGAGGAATGAGCACCACGGCTGTTCAAGATGGGGATTATTTTGTGCTGAATGGTTCAAAAAACTTTATTACCCATGCTATTAGTTCAGAACTTGCCGTTGTAATTGCACGAACTGGGGAGAAAAATGATTCACACGGAATTACTGCTTTCGTCATTGAAAAAGGAACACCCGGCTTTTCTGCTGGAAAAAAAGAAAATAAATTAGGGATGAGAGCCAGCGAAACAGCTTGCTTATTTTTTGATAATTGCCGAATTCATAAAGATAATGTTTTAGGCGAAGTCGGTGAAGGATTTGTTCAATCATTAAAAATACTTGATGGTGGTAGAATCTCTATTGCAGCACTTTCGTTGGGAATTGCCAAAGGAGCCTACAAAGCAGCTTTGAAATATGCTCAAGAGAGAGCACAGTTTGGTAAAACCATTATCAATTTTCAAGGAATTAGCTTTAAATTAGCAGAAATGGTTACTAAAATAGAGGCTTCTGAATTATTGACACGAAATGCAGGTACTTTAAAGAACTTAGGCAAAAAAATGACTAAAGAAGGGGCTATGGCAAAACTTTTTGCTTCAGAAACGGCTGTTGAAGTTTCTACAGAAAGTATCCAAATTCATGGAGGATACGGCTACACCAAAGATTTTCCTGCAGAAAAGTTTTATCGTGATGCCAAACTTTGTACTATTGGAGAAGGAACAAGCGAAATTCAAAAATTAGTTATCAGTAGAGAAATTTGTAAGTAA
- a CDS encoding acyl-CoA carboxylase subunit beta encodes MQTMEDLLKELTEKYEQVKLGGGLKKIQAHKAKGKLTARERIDYLVDKNTKYIEFGVFAGEGMYEEEGGCPNGGCVCVIGYVSGRLCVIVSNDATVKAGAWFPISAKKNLRAQEIAMENHLPIIYLVDSAGVYLPMQAEVFPDKEHFGRIFRNNAHMSSMGIPQVAAIMGSCVAGGAYLPIMSDYALIVEGSGSVFLAGSYLVKSSIGEDVDNETLGGATTHCEISGVTDNKFPNDEACLDEIRKIFDKMGHFEKAGFDRKATVLPQKDPKEIYSKLPIDRTKPYDMLEIIERIVDNSEFDQYKQGYGQTILCGTARIDGWAVGIVANQRKIVKSKKGEMQMGGVIYSDSADKAARFIMNCNQQKIPLVFLQDVTGFMVGSRSEHGGIIKDGAKMVNAMANSVVPKFTFIVGNSYGAGNYAMCGKAYDPRLIYSWVTGQMAVMSGASAAKTLVQIQTATLKSKGIAIGEDEEKELLDKITDRYNSQLSPYYAASNLWVDGVIDPLETRKIISMGIEAANHAPITKRYNVGVIQT; translated from the coding sequence ATGCAAACAATGGAAGATTTATTGAAGGAATTGACTGAGAAATATGAGCAAGTGAAATTAGGAGGTGGCTTGAAGAAAATACAAGCTCATAAGGCAAAAGGAAAACTTACTGCTCGTGAAAGGATTGACTATTTGGTTGATAAAAATACAAAGTACATTGAATTTGGGGTTTTTGCAGGAGAGGGAATGTATGAAGAGGAGGGAGGTTGCCCTAATGGAGGTTGCGTTTGCGTAATTGGCTACGTTTCTGGCAGACTTTGCGTGATTGTTTCAAATGATGCTACTGTGAAAGCAGGTGCTTGGTTTCCGATTTCAGCAAAGAAAAATTTGAGAGCTCAAGAAATTGCTATGGAAAACCATTTACCAATTATTTATTTGGTTGATTCGGCAGGAGTTTATTTACCCATGCAAGCTGAGGTTTTTCCAGATAAAGAACATTTTGGTCGAATTTTTAGAAATAATGCTCACATGTCATCAATGGGAATACCACAAGTAGCCGCAATTATGGGTAGTTGTGTAGCAGGTGGTGCATATTTGCCAATCATGTCTGATTACGCTTTAATCGTTGAAGGAAGTGGTTCTGTTTTTTTAGCAGGTTCTTATTTAGTGAAGTCTTCAATTGGTGAAGATGTTGATAATGAGACACTTGGCGGAGCAACTACTCATTGCGAAATTTCGGGAGTAACTGATAATAAGTTTCCAAACGATGAAGCATGCTTAGATGAAATCAGAAAGATTTTTGATAAAATGGGTCACTTTGAAAAAGCTGGTTTTGATAGAAAAGCCACTGTTTTACCACAAAAAGACCCCAAAGAAATTTACTCCAAACTACCAATTGACCGAACAAAACCTTACGATATGCTTGAAATTATTGAGCGTATTGTTGATAATTCTGAATTTGACCAATATAAACAAGGGTATGGACAAACTATTCTCTGCGGAACAGCTCGAATTGATGGTTGGGCAGTTGGAATTGTAGCAAACCAAAGAAAAATTGTGAAATCAAAAAAGGGAGAAATGCAAATGGGCGGTGTTATTTATTCTGATTCGGCAGATAAAGCGGCTCGTTTCATTATGAATTGTAACCAACAAAAAATTCCTTTAGTTTTTTTGCAAGATGTAACAGGATTTATGGTAGGAAGTAGGTCAGAGCATGGTGGTATTATTAAAGATGGAGCAAAAATGGTTAATGCAATGGCCAACTCGGTAGTTCCAAAATTTACGTTTATTGTTGGTAATTCGTATGGGGCTGGTAATTACGCAATGTGCGGAAAAGCTTATGACCCTCGCTTAATTTACTCATGGGTTACTGGTCAAATGGCTGTTATGAGTGGTGCATCAGCTGCGAAAACTTTAGTGCAAATTCAAACAGCAACACTTAAATCGAAGGGTATAGCCATTGGTGAAGATGAAGAAAAGGAACTTTTGGATAAAATTACCGACCGATATAATTCACAATTGAGTCCTTACTATGCTGCCTCTAATCTTTGGGTTGATGGTGTAATTGACCCACTTGAAACAAGAAAGATAATTTCTATGGGAATTGAAGCTGCCAACCATGCACCAATTACCAAAAGATACAACGTTGGGGTAATTCAAACCTAG
- a CDS encoding family 65 glycosyl hydrolase domain-containing protein, with protein sequence MKNYITHDEWCIVENGFHPEFNEITESLMSLGNGRMGGRGNFEEKFSGKTLQGNYVAGVWFPDKTRVGWWKNGYPNYFAKVINACNWTGIDIEIDGEVVDLNTSKVLDFTRTLNMKTGVLERICTIELTGGKTLKIHSQRFLSLVDDESGVIKYSITPVNFYATAKITISLDGDVSNKDSNHGEKFWNEIAKETAHGEAFLTLETKKSAWDTVPTFQVCTGMTFEVFKGLEKVDFATFPIKSEKYVANEFKINLEENQTYTIVKYAVNLSSENHTIEDLTEDTKSYIAKISQKGFEQMLAEQTAAWAKKWEGNDIQIEGDVAAQQAIRFNIFHLQQTYTGEDARLNIGPKGFTGEKYGGVTYWDTEAYCLPFYLSTSEQKVARNLLVYRHNHLQKAIENAEKLGFSDGAALYPMVTMNGEECHNEWEITFEEIHRNGAIAYAIYDYIRYTGDSKYLEEYGLEVLTGISRFWAQRVNWSSDKNKYVMLGVTGPNEYENNVNNNWYTNYLAVWCLKYTLEGFKTLKNQNLEKFNEIIEKTKLNFDTEASKWQHIIDNMYFPYDENRQVFLQQDGFLDKELLTVEAITKHRPINQKWSWDRILRSCFIKQADVLQGMFFFEEDFSIDDLRRNFDFYEPMTVHESSLSPCVHVILAAKLGRKDKAYEMYVRTARLDIDDYNNDTEDGLHITSMAGTWMSVVKGFGGLRVKNDKLSFEPFLPEQWEGFSFRVGFRGNALNIVIKGNNIKIENITGDKIKVLIYGKEIEVGSKSSASVEY encoded by the coding sequence ATGAAAAATTATATAACACACGATGAATGGTGCATCGTAGAGAATGGTTTCCATCCTGAATTCAATGAAATTACTGAAAGTTTGATGAGTTTAGGAAATGGCCGTATGGGTGGAAGAGGGAACTTTGAAGAAAAGTTTTCAGGAAAAACCCTTCAAGGGAATTATGTAGCAGGAGTTTGGTTTCCAGACAAAACGAGAGTTGGTTGGTGGAAAAACGGTTACCCAAACTACTTTGCCAAAGTAATAAATGCTTGTAATTGGACGGGCATTGACATCGAAATTGATGGAGAAGTAGTCGATTTGAATACATCAAAAGTGCTTGATTTTACAAGAACACTCAACATGAAAACAGGTGTTCTTGAAAGAATTTGTACAATTGAATTAACTGGTGGAAAAACACTTAAAATACATTCACAAAGGTTTTTAAGTTTGGTCGATGATGAAAGTGGAGTAATTAAATATAGCATTACACCAGTAAACTTTTATGCCACTGCAAAAATTACTATTTCGCTAGATGGTGATGTTTCAAACAAAGATTCTAACCATGGTGAAAAATTTTGGAATGAAATTGCCAAAGAAACTGCACATGGAGAGGCATTTTTAACCTTAGAGACTAAGAAATCGGCTTGGGATACTGTTCCTACTTTCCAAGTTTGCACAGGCATGACTTTTGAAGTTTTTAAAGGCTTAGAAAAAGTTGATTTTGCTACTTTTCCAATCAAATCAGAGAAATATGTTGCGAATGAATTTAAGATTAATCTTGAAGAAAATCAGACTTATACAATCGTAAAGTATGCTGTAAATCTTTCATCTGAAAATCATACGATTGAAGATTTAACTGAAGATACAAAATCTTATATTGCCAAAATTAGTCAAAAGGGATTTGAACAAATGTTAGCTGAGCAAACAGCGGCATGGGCTAAAAAATGGGAAGGTAATGATATTCAAATTGAGGGAGATGTGGCAGCACAACAAGCCATTCGTTTCAATATTTTCCATTTACAACAAACTTATACGGGTGAAGATGCAAGATTGAATATCGGACCAAAAGGATTTACTGGTGAAAAATACGGTGGTGTTACCTATTGGGACACAGAAGCCTACTGTTTACCGTTTTATCTTTCTACTTCTGAACAAAAAGTTGCCCGAAACCTTTTAGTTTATCGACATAATCACCTCCAAAAAGCCATTGAAAATGCAGAGAAACTTGGTTTTTCTGATGGAGCAGCTCTTTACCCAATGGTTACCATGAATGGAGAAGAATGTCATAATGAGTGGGAGATTACCTTTGAAGAGATTCATAGAAATGGTGCCATTGCCTACGCAATTTATGATTATATTCGTTACACTGGTGATTCGAAATATTTAGAGGAATATGGACTAGAAGTATTAACTGGAATTTCAAGATTCTGGGCTCAACGAGTAAACTGGTCAAGCGACAAAAACAAATATGTAATGCTTGGCGTGACGGGTCCGAATGAATATGAAAATAACGTAAATAATAACTGGTACACCAATTATTTAGCGGTTTGGTGTTTGAAATATACATTGGAAGGTTTCAAGACATTAAAAAATCAGAATCTTGAAAAATTCAATGAAATTATTGAAAAAACTAAGCTAAATTTTGATACCGAAGCGTCAAAGTGGCAGCATATCATTGATAATATGTATTTTCCTTATGATGAGAACCGTCAAGTTTTCTTACAACAAGATGGTTTCCTTGATAAAGAATTACTTACCGTAGAAGCCATTACCAAACACCGTCCAATTAACCAAAAATGGTCATGGGACAGAATTTTACGTTCTTGTTTTATCAAACAGGCAGATGTTTTACAGGGAATGTTTTTCTTTGAAGAAGACTTTAGCATTGATGACTTACGTAGAAATTTCGATTTTTATGAGCCAATGACTGTTCATGAATCATCGCTTTCTCCTTGTGTTCACGTGATACTTGCAGCCAAATTAGGTAGAAAGGATAAGGCTTATGAAATGTATGTAAGAACAGCCCGACTTGACATTGATGATTATAACAACGATACTGAAGATGGTCTTCATATTACGTCTATGGCTGGAACTTGGATGTCAGTTGTGAAGGGTTTTGGTGGACTTCGTGTGAAAAATGATAAACTTTCATTTGAGCCATTTTTACCCGAACAATGGGAAGGTTTCTCTTTCAGAGTTGGATTTAGAGGAAATGCTTTAAATATAGTTATCAAAGGAAATAACATCAAAATTGAGAATATAACTGGCGATAAAATAAAAGTTCTGATATATGGAAAAGAAATTGAAGTAGGTTCAAAATCTTCGGCCAGTGTAGAATACTAA